The Planctomycetota bacterium genomic sequence GTCGCCATAAATCGTGTTCCTTCTAGCGGTCGGCGGCATGCCAAAAGTGAACTGGCGAAGCCGGCGCCGCGCGCGTCGGGCGGCTATTTCCCCTTGCCCAAGAACAACTTGATCGAATCGTAAATGGCGTTGCGATCGCGAATCTCGGACAAGATCAGGTTCTCGAAATCGCTCCCCAGCTTCTCGTGCAGCGCGCGCAGGTACTCGCCGCTGCCGTACGGGCTTTCGACTTGTCCATAGCAGAACAGGTTCACGTGCGGCAGCAGCTCTTCGCGCAGCATGCTCATGCAGGTCTGGTTGTCCTCGCCCCAGTTGTCGCCGTCCGAGAATTGAAAACAGTAGACATTCCAATCGGACGGCGGGAAGTCCTTCTTCAGCAGATCGACACAGACCTTGTAGGCCGAACTGATCCGCGTGCCGCCGCTTTCGCGGGTGTGATAGAAGGTGTTCTCGTCGACGGCCTTGGCCGCGGCGTCGTGGATGATGTAGCGAACTTCGAGCCCGCCGTACTGGCTTTTTAGCCAGGTATCGATCCAGAATGCCTCGGTTCGGACGATTTGCTTCTGCTCGTCGGTCATCGAGCCCGAGACGTCCATCATGTAGACGATGACGGCGCTGGCCTCGGGATGAGCGACCGTGTGCCAGGAACGATACCGCTTGTCCTCGCGGAACGGCACGACCAGCGGCGAGTCGGGCACATAGGTCTTGGACGAAATCTGCCGCCGCAGCGCTTCCATGTAGGTCCGCTTGAAATGCCTGAGTGACTCGGGCCCGGTGCGGCGGATGCTGTTGTACTTGGTCTTGTCCTGCTGGATGTTCTCGCGCCCCTTGGGCTCGATGCGCGGCAAGTGCAGCTCGTCGGCCATGATCTTGGCCAACTCTTCCAGCGGCACGTCGACTTCCAGGACATGGGCCCCTGGGTCGCTGCCGGCTTTTCCTTTGCCGTCCCCCTCTTCTTCGCCCTGGCCAACCGCCGTGCCTTCTTCGCCGTCCCCTTGGCCGACGCCCCCCGAGCCGTTCTTGCCGTAGCGGAAGTGGGGGACGTCGAGTTGCGGGATCGGAATGCTGACCAGGTCGCGACCCTTGCGGCCGATCATTTCGCCTTGGGTGACGTATTTGCGCAGGTTTTGTCGAATGCGGCCGCGGACGATCTCGCGAAAGCGCGCATGATCGCGTTGCATTTTCATATCAGTAGCCGTCCCCTCCGCGCTCGTCCTAAGCGCCGTGTGCATGGTGGGAGCACACTTCTCTGGACGTCCAACAGGTCGCGGCGTCATTGCCGCGCCGCCTGGTGAGTCGACGCTAAGCTCTTGTTGTCACTGGTTGTTAACTCTTGGTGTCGCCACGGGCAAAGATGCTGGCCACGTAGTTCAGCACGTCGGTGGCGCTCTCATCATTGTATCCATAGTCGCGGATCAGGCGGGCCTTGACCACGTCGATCTTCCCCTGGGTGTCGGCGTCGACGACCTTCGACACCAGGCTGGTCAACTTGATCGTGTCTTTCTGATCCTCGAACAGTTTCATTTCCAAGGCGCGGTGCAGCCGCTCGTTGGACCGGTAGTCGAACGTCCGGCCGTCGATCAGCAGCGCCGCGATGTAGTTCATGATCTCCCGGCGGAAGTCGTCTTTCCGGCTTTCCGGAATGTCGATCTTCACTTCGACCGAGCGCATCAGCCGCTCATCGGGTTCTTCGTATTGACCGGTGAATTTGTTCTTCACCTTTTCGCGCTGGGTGTAGGCCTTCACATTGTCCATGTAGTTGGCGCACAAGCGCTTGAGCGCGTCCTCGTCGGCGGCAATGGCCCGCTGGACCTCGTTCTTGACGATGTTCTCGTATTCTTCCTTGACCACGCTGAGCAGCTCGCGGAAGTGGTTCTTGGTCTCGTCGCTGGTGATCAGGCTGTGGTGCTTGAGCCCCGCCTCCAGCTCGTTGAGCACCATGAACGGGTTCACGCAGGTCGACTCGGGGTAGACCACCAGGGCGTTCGAGATCTTGTCCTGGACATAGCGCGGCGAGATGCCCACCAAGCCCTCGTTGGTCACCTGGTCGCGCAGTTCCTTGACGTTTTCCTCGGTAAAGCCCGGCAGGGTCTTGCCGTTGTAAAGCTTGAGCTTCTGCAGCAGCGTCAGGTTTGCCGCCTTGGGCTGCTCGAGCCGGGTCAGCACGGCCCACATGGCCGCCATCTCGATCGTGTGGGGCGCGATGTGCTTCCCTTTGACCTTGTCCCGGTTGTAGTCCTTTTCATAAATCTTGATCTCATCGGCCAGCGTGGTGACGTACGGAATGTCGATTTTCACCGTCCGATCGCGCAGCGCTTCCATGAACTCGTTGTTCTGCAACCGGCGGTATTCCGGTTCGTTGGTGTGACCGATAATCACTTCGTCGATGTCGGTCTGGGCAAACTTCTTGGGCTTGACCTTGTGTTCCTGGCTGGCCCCCAGCAAGTCGTACAGGAACGCCACGTCCAGCTTCAGGACTTCGACAAA encodes the following:
- a CDS encoding DUF444 family protein — translated: MKMQRDHARFREIVRGRIRQNLRKYVTQGEMIGRKGRDLVSIPIPQLDVPHFRYGKNGSGGVGQGDGEEGTAVGQGEEEGDGKGKAGSDPGAHVLEVDVPLEELAKIMADELHLPRIEPKGRENIQQDKTKYNSIRRTGPESLRHFKRTYMEALRRQISSKTYVPDSPLVVPFREDKRYRSWHTVAHPEASAVIVYMMDVSGSMTDEQKQIVRTEAFWIDTWLKSQYGGLEVRYIIHDAAAKAVDENTFYHTRESGGTRISSAYKVCVDLLKKDFPPSDWNVYCFQFSDGDNWGEDNQTCMSMLREELLPHVNLFCYGQVESPYGSGEYLRALHEKLGSDFENLILSEIRDRNAIYDSIKLFLGKGK
- a CDS encoding serine protein kinase → MSDGRSIISLIADRQDLEQFRKKSWIGSFEEYLDLVGGNPKVTRNAFERVYDMIMAAGTETIERSRGERHSHYKFFDDPENHGEDAVFGLDNALASLVNALKSAAQGYGIEKRVLLLHGPVGSSKSTIARMLKKGLERYSTQDDGALFTLGWVDLNDANDVHWCPMHEEPLHLFPHRFRNDVIAKLNAQQPAGGYQVRINGELCPFCRYVYNERLAKYGGDWTRVVQDVRVRRQLLSEKDRIGIGTFQPKDEKNQDSTELTGDINYRKIAEYGSDSDPRAFNFDGEFNVANRGIVEFVEVLKLDVAFLYDLLGASQEHKVKPKKFAQTDIDEVIIGHTNEPEYRRLQNNEFMEALRDRTVKIDIPYVTTLADEIKIYEKDYNRDKVKGKHIAPHTIEMAAMWAVLTRLEQPKAANLTLLQKLKLYNGKTLPGFTEENVKELRDQVTNEGLVGISPRYVQDKISNALVVYPESTCVNPFMVLNELEAGLKHHSLITSDETKNHFRELLSVVKEEYENIVKNEVQRAIAADEDALKRLCANYMDNVKAYTQREKVKNKFTGQYEEPDERLMRSVEVKIDIPESRKDDFRREIMNYIAALLIDGRTFDYRSNERLHRALEMKLFEDQKDTIKLTSLVSKVVDADTQGKIDVVKARLIRDYGYNDESATDVLNYVASIFARGDTKS